One window from the genome of Jeotgalibaca sp. MA1X17-3 encodes:
- the hpf gene encoding ribosome hibernation-promoting factor, HPF/YfiA family, with the protein MFKYNVRGENIEVTGAIRDYAEKKLSKIERFFNNVPEATAHVNLKVYSDKTAKVEVTIPLPYLVLRAEETSFDLYGSIDLVVDKLERQVRKYKTKINRKSREKGFEMTTDISALEEQVDENNGHLEIVRTKRLSLKPMDSEEAVLQMNMLGHNFFIFEDSETNGTSIVYRRKDGKFGLIETDNL; encoded by the coding sequence ATGTTTAAGTACAATGTCCGCGGAGAAAATATTGAGGTTACTGGAGCAATTCGAGATTATGCTGAAAAAAAATTAAGTAAAATTGAACGTTTTTTCAATAATGTTCCCGAAGCAACTGCTCACGTAAACTTAAAGGTTTACTCTGATAAAACAGCAAAAGTTGAGGTAACAATTCCTCTTCCTTATCTAGTCTTGAGGGCTGAAGAAACATCCTTTGACCTTTATGGAAGTATTGATCTTGTAGTAGATAAATTAGAACGTCAAGTTCGTAAATACAAAACTAAAATTAACCGTAAATCACGTGAAAAAGGTTTTGAGATGACGACTGATATATCTGCTTTAGAAGAACAAGTAGATGAAAATAATGGTCACTTGGAAATCGTGAGAACGAAACGTCTTTCCCTTAAACCAATGGATAGTGAAGAAGCAGTGTTGCAAATGAACATGCTTGGACACAACTTCTTTATTTTCGAAGATTCAGAAACGAATGGAACAAGTATTGTGTACCGTCGTAAAGATGGTAAATTTGGACTTATCGAAACAGATAATCTATAA
- a CDS encoding glycosyltransferase family 4 protein, whose protein sequence is MSFFIEFMFAFAAVIALSYLLTFFYRKIALRYQWVDVPSTKKLHKQPLPTMGGISIFIAFWLIFFLFIPKGNQIADVYAVLVSSAIILITGIVDDRYELKPWQKMSGILLGANVLYFFSNIRVDSLTIDWIGTIHFHEFSYLVMMLWIAAITNAVNLMDGLDGLATGTSIISLVTIGLVSYFFTNSANISSVIMIFLLVGSLIGFLPHNFYPAKIFLGDTGSLFIGFMIAALSFNGLKHATFISLLIPVAILGVPIIDTIAAIIRRLLHKKAISKKDWGHLHHRLLRIGFSHKQTVLVIYAMGIIFSLTALLYPLSSFFRGSYFDGGVNFWNDFICS, encoded by the coding sequence ATGAGTTTTTTTATTGAGTTTATGTTTGCATTTGCAGCTGTTATTGCACTAAGCTATTTGCTGACATTTTTCTATCGGAAAATCGCGTTACGATATCAATGGGTAGATGTTCCAAGTACTAAAAAACTTCATAAGCAACCCCTGCCAACAATGGGTGGAATTAGTATTTTTATCGCTTTTTGGTTGATCTTTTTTCTTTTCATTCCAAAGGGAAATCAAATTGCAGATGTGTATGCAGTGCTTGTTAGTTCCGCTATTATTTTAATAACGGGAATTGTGGATGACCGATATGAACTGAAGCCATGGCAAAAAATGAGTGGCATTCTACTAGGAGCAAATGTTCTCTATTTCTTTTCTAACATTCGAGTAGACAGCTTAACGATTGATTGGATTGGAACCATTCACTTTCATGAATTTAGTTATCTAGTAATGATGCTTTGGATTGCTGCCATTACGAATGCTGTTAATTTAATGGATGGGCTAGATGGTCTTGCCACAGGAACATCGATTATCTCTTTAGTAACGATAGGGCTAGTCAGCTATTTCTTTACAAACTCGGCAAATATTAGCAGTGTCATCATGATTTTTTTATTAGTAGGAAGTCTGATTGGATTCTTACCACATAATTTCTATCCAGCAAAAATATTTTTAGGCGATACGGGTTCACTTTTTATAGGCTTTATGATTGCTGCTTTATCTTTCAATGGACTAAAGCATGCTACTTTTATTTCTTTATTAATTCCAGTAGCAATTTTAGGTGTTCCGATTATAGATACGATTGCAGCAATCATTCGACGCTTATTACATAAAAAAGCAATTAGCAAAAAGGACTGGGGGCATCTGCACCATCGTTTATTACGAATAGGTTTTAGCCATAAACAAACGGTTTTGGTTATTTATGCAATGGGAATTATATTCTCGTTGACGGCTCTTCTTTACCCACTGTCCTCTTTTTTTAGGGGTAGTTATTTTGACGGTGGGGTTAATTTTTGGAATGACTTTATTTGTAGTTAG
- a CDS encoding LTA synthase family protein, producing the protein MIYIMNESFSDPFDLMEMNKNWDPIPFTRMLGETSKSGKMLSQGYGGGTANIEFEALTGLSMEPFSPTITTPFTQFLPKESDFISVVSRLKKDGHVATAIHPFDTSMYKRRDNYANLGFDDFYYNDTMKYTDKIENNPYISDESAYQEVLYRMEKTEGYDFVHLVTMQGHTPYDGKYTTTPSMEQTGFSKEGPNQYLQDLVYSDQAMEDFTQQLKKIEEPTVVVFWGDHWPNVFGESALLNNGEEVLHHTPVLIFSNQSSRSENLEKISPIYFFNEVLSLTNAKVTPFEAFLLELKEEIPAFEKGMYYEKEKGQYVQSREELNKEAQDILEEYDWIMYDRTVGDKDSVQKGFFDVNMK; encoded by the coding sequence GTGATTTACATTATGAATGAGAGTTTTTCTGATCCGTTTGATCTTATGGAAATGAATAAAAATTGGGATCCGATTCCTTTTACAAGGATGCTAGGAGAAACAAGTAAAAGTGGGAAAATGTTGTCGCAAGGATATGGCGGCGGAACAGCAAATATTGAATTCGAGGCTTTAACAGGCCTTTCAATGGAACCTTTTTCACCTACGATTACCACTCCGTTCACTCAGTTTTTACCAAAAGAATCAGACTTTATATCTGTGGTATCGCGTTTAAAAAAGGATGGCCATGTGGCGACCGCGATTCATCCCTTTGATACCTCTATGTATAAGCGACGGGATAACTATGCTAACTTAGGATTTGATGACTTCTATTATAATGATACGATGAAATATACTGATAAAATAGAAAATAACCCTTATATTTCAGATGAATCTGCTTATCAAGAAGTTCTTTATCGAATGGAAAAAACAGAAGGGTATGACTTTGTCCATCTCGTTACGATGCAAGGCCACACACCGTACGATGGTAAATATACCACCACTCCTTCTATGGAACAGACTGGTTTCAGTAAAGAAGGACCTAATCAATATTTACAAGACTTAGTTTATAGCGATCAGGCAATGGAAGATTTCACACAGCAACTAAAAAAAATAGAAGAACCAACTGTAGTCGTTTTTTGGGGGGACCATTGGCCTAATGTGTTTGGAGAATCCGCTCTTCTTAATAATGGAGAAGAAGTGCTTCACCATACACCTGTTCTGATTTTTAGTAATCAATCTTCTCGGTCTGAAAATCTGGAAAAGATTAGTCCAATTTATTTCTTTAATGAAGTATTGTCGTTAACCAATGCGAAAGTAACACCTTTTGAAGCATTCCTTTTGGAACTAAAAGAAGAAATTCCAGCTTTTGAAAAAGGAATGTATTATGAAAAAGAAAAAGGGCAATATGTTCAATCAAGAGAAGAATTAAATAAAGAAGCACAAGATATTCTCGAAGAGTACGATTGGATTATGTATGATCGTACAGTCGGGGATAAAGATAGTGTTCAAAAAGGTTTTTTTGATGTGAATATGAAGTAG
- a CDS encoding Mur ligase domain-containing protein produces MEAKELFNSIKVKNIKGTLPDLSINKITQDTREVETGDVFLCIEGSDFDGHLYAKDAVEKGATVIVAQKK; encoded by the coding sequence GTGGAAGCAAAAGAATTATTTAATAGTATAAAAGTAAAGAATATAAAGGGCACTTTACCAGACCTTAGCATAAATAAAATAACGCAAGATACTCGTGAAGTAGAAACTGGAGATGTCTTTCTTTGTATCGAAGGCAGTGACTTTGATGGGCATTTGTACGCAAAAGATGCTGTTGAAAAAGGAGCTACAGTTATTGTTGCTCAAAAAAAATAA
- the secA gene encoding preprotein translocase subunit SecA: protein MANFLKRIFENDKAELKALEKIADVIITYADTMAALDDAELIAKTDEFKERYQKGETLDQLLPEAFAVVREASKRVLGLYPYKVQLMGGITLHKGNIAEMKTGEGKTVTATMPVYLNALAGEGVHVVTVNEYLASRDAVEMGELYRFLGMSVGLNISGKSSEEKREAYLSDITYTTNNELGFDYLRDNMVVYRNQMVQRPLNFAVVDEVDSILVDEARTPLIISGQAEKSTALYNRADFFVKGLKEEDDYTIDVTSKSIGLTDQGIEKAEKTFHLGNLYDVDNTRLVHHIDQALRANFIMLHDIDYVVTEGKIKIVDQFTGRIMEGRRYSDGLHQAIEAKENVEIENESRTMASITFQNYFRMYKKLSGMTGTAKTEEEEFREIYNMDVIAIPTNKPIVRKDYSDLLYPSLMSKFRAVVKDIEKRHQNGQPILVGTVAIETSELLSRLLTEAGVPHEILNAKNHFKEADIIINAGQKGSVTIATNMAGRGTDIKLGQGVKEVGGLCVIGTERHESRRIDNQLRGRSGRQGDPGETQFYLSLEDDLMKRFGSERIQQVWSKLNLDEDAEDMVIQSKMLSKQVESAQKRVEGNNYDTRKNVLEYDEVMREQREIMYGQRLEVIMETESLKTVTINMIKRTINRMVETHTQGEKTEWDLKAIYDFAANVLVHPDSIKESDLENKSAEEIKDDLIQRAEAIYKEKEGQLRPEQILEFEKVVILRIVDRKWTDHISNMDELREGIGLRSYAQNNPLTEYQAEGYKRFQEMVASIDYEVSRIIMKSEVRQNLNRESLGTESNIRPSRESEAGSVDRAEQVKKAQFAAMQMRQMMMAQQAANAAKGQPVGPTTPVTPNPGATVEEVSPVLSDEEEQTKKIADMKVGRNDACPCGSGKKFKNCHGKNI from the coding sequence ATGGCCAACTTTTTGAAACGGATTTTTGAAAACGATAAAGCAGAATTGAAAGCATTAGAGAAGATAGCTGATGTCATCATAACGTATGCAGATACCATGGCAGCGCTAGATGATGCAGAATTAATTGCAAAAACAGATGAATTTAAAGAACGCTATCAAAAAGGGGAAACACTAGACCAGTTATTACCAGAAGCATTTGCAGTCGTACGTGAAGCATCTAAACGAGTACTAGGTCTTTATCCTTATAAAGTTCAGTTAATGGGTGGAATTACCCTCCATAAAGGAAATATAGCAGAAATGAAAACCGGTGAAGGGAAGACAGTAACAGCAACAATGCCTGTTTATTTGAACGCATTAGCGGGAGAAGGAGTTCATGTTGTTACGGTTAACGAATACCTAGCCAGTCGTGATGCGGTTGAGATGGGAGAGTTATATCGTTTTCTTGGTATGAGTGTTGGATTGAATATTTCTGGGAAGTCATCAGAAGAAAAACGCGAAGCCTATTTGTCTGATATTACCTATACGACAAATAATGAATTAGGATTTGATTACTTACGCGATAATATGGTTGTGTACCGGAATCAAATGGTTCAACGTCCACTTAACTTTGCAGTAGTCGATGAAGTGGACTCCATTCTAGTCGATGAAGCTCGTACACCATTAATTATTTCTGGACAAGCAGAAAAATCAACCGCTTTATATAATCGTGCGGACTTCTTTGTAAAAGGTTTGAAAGAAGAGGACGATTATACGATTGACGTTACTTCTAAATCAATCGGGTTAACGGATCAAGGGATTGAAAAAGCTGAAAAAACGTTCCACTTAGGAAACTTATATGATGTTGATAATACTCGCTTGGTACACCACATCGATCAAGCCTTACGTGCGAATTTTATCATGTTACACGATATTGATTATGTTGTGACAGAAGGAAAAATAAAAATCGTTGATCAATTTACCGGTCGTATTATGGAAGGTCGTCGCTATTCAGATGGACTTCACCAAGCAATTGAAGCAAAAGAAAATGTTGAAATTGAAAATGAATCCCGTACCATGGCATCTATTACTTTCCAGAACTATTTCCGTATGTATAAGAAATTATCTGGGATGACGGGTACTGCTAAAACAGAAGAAGAAGAGTTCCGTGAAATTTACAATATGGATGTAATCGCCATTCCAACGAATAAACCGATTGTGCGAAAAGACTATTCAGATTTATTGTATCCTTCTTTGATGAGTAAATTTAGAGCAGTTGTGAAAGATATTGAGAAACGTCATCAGAATGGTCAACCTATTTTAGTAGGTACGGTTGCAATTGAGACATCAGAACTTCTATCACGTCTATTGACCGAAGCAGGAGTTCCTCATGAAATCCTAAATGCGAAAAACCACTTTAAAGAAGCAGATATTATCATTAATGCTGGACAAAAAGGTTCTGTAACCATTGCTACTAACATGGCTGGTCGGGGAACAGATATTAAATTAGGACAAGGCGTAAAAGAAGTAGGCGGACTATGTGTAATTGGAACAGAACGACATGAATCTCGTCGTATTGACAACCAGTTGCGTGGACGTTCTGGACGCCAAGGAGACCCAGGTGAAACACAATTTTACCTATCTTTAGAAGATGATCTTATGAAACGTTTTGGTTCGGAACGTATCCAGCAAGTATGGAGTAAATTGAATCTAGATGAAGACGCAGAAGATATGGTCATTCAAAGTAAAATGCTTTCTAAACAAGTAGAATCTGCACAAAAACGAGTAGAAGGAAATAACTATGATACTCGTAAAAACGTGTTAGAATACGATGAAGTAATGCGTGAACAACGTGAGATTATGTATGGTCAACGTTTAGAAGTAATTATGGAAACAGAGTCTTTGAAAACAGTGACGATAAACATGATTAAGCGTACGATTAATCGCATGGTTGAAACACATACACAAGGTGAAAAAACAGAGTGGGATTTGAAAGCCATTTATGATTTTGCTGCAAACGTGTTGGTTCATCCAGACAGTATTAAGGAATCAGATTTAGAAAATAAATCAGCTGAAGAAATTAAAGATGATTTAATCCAACGTGCAGAAGCTATTTACAAAGAAAAAGAAGGACAATTAAGACCAGAACAAATTTTAGAATTTGAAAAAGTAGTTATTTTACGAATTGTAGATAGAAAATGGACGGATCATATCAGTAACATGGATGAGCTTCGTGAGGGAATTGGTCTGCGCTCGTATGCACAAAACAATCCGTTGACAGAGTACCAAGCGGAAGGCTATAAACGTTTCCAAGAAATGGTTGCATCCATCGATTATGAAGTGTCACGTATTATTATGAAATCTGAAGTACGTCAGAATCTAAATCGAGAATCTTTAGGTACTGAATCAAACATTCGTCCAAGCCGTGAAAGCGAAGCAGGATCTGTGGATCGTGCAGAGCAAGTGAAAAAAGCGCAATTCGCAGCGATGCAAATGCGTCAAATGATGATGGCTCAACAGGCAGCAAATGCTGCAAAAGGACAACCAGTAGGACCAACTACGCCCGTTACACCAAATCCTGGAGCAACGGTAGAAGAAGTAAGCCCAGTATTAAGTGACGAAGAAGAACAAACAAAAAAGATTGCTGATATGAAAGTGGGACGCAATGATGCATGTCCTTGCGGAAGCGGCAAGAAGTTTAAGAATTGTCACGGAAAAAATATATAA
- a CDS encoding DegV family protein, whose translation MKIAIVTDSTAYIPEPVRREKNIFMLPLVVQLNGDIYREEVDITPEEFYRKVKEMPSLPTSSQPAIGEIYQLFKTLSKDYDAIISIHLSSGISGTFQSVLSFQDEFPTCKIYAFDSESSCYVQARYVLEASRLSEKGLDAERIMERLDQLKSRSQAYFIVDDLRNLQKGGRLSGGAAVVGSMLKIKPILHFSNKHIVVFEKIRTQKKALKRIEDILGESVKETDYPLIATVIHANVEEKASAWMNELKSLFPEVRFELAYFGPVIGTHLGEGALGLTWTEDSERNRLES comes from the coding sequence ATGAAAATAGCGATTGTTACCGACAGTACTGCTTATATTCCAGAGCCGGTTCGCAGAGAAAAAAACATTTTCATGTTGCCACTTGTGGTGCAGTTAAATGGCGATATTTACCGGGAAGAAGTGGATATAACACCGGAAGAATTTTATCGAAAAGTAAAAGAAATGCCTAGTTTACCGACTAGTTCACAACCAGCAATTGGAGAGATTTATCAGCTCTTCAAAACATTGTCAAAAGATTACGATGCAATTATTAGTATCCACCTTTCTTCAGGGATTAGTGGTACGTTCCAAAGTGTGCTTTCTTTTCAAGATGAATTTCCTACTTGTAAAATATATGCATTTGATTCAGAAAGTAGCTGTTATGTACAAGCAAGATATGTTTTGGAGGCATCCAGATTATCAGAAAAAGGTTTGGATGCAGAAAGAATTATGGAACGTTTAGATCAACTCAAGTCACGCTCTCAAGCCTATTTTATTGTAGATGACTTACGAAATCTTCAAAAAGGTGGACGGTTATCAGGAGGAGCAGCAGTGGTTGGTTCGATGTTGAAAATAAAACCAATTTTGCATTTTTCTAACAAACACATTGTAGTCTTTGAAAAAATTCGTACTCAAAAGAAAGCTTTAAAACGAATTGAAGACATTTTAGGAGAGTCTGTTAAAGAAACTGATTATCCTTTGATTGCTACCGTCATTCATGCAAATGTCGAAGAGAAAGCTAGTGCTTGGATGAATGAATTAAAATCTCTTTTTCCAGAAGTCCGTTTTGAATTAGCTTATTTTGGTCCGGTTATCGGTACGCACCTAGGAGAAGGTGCACTAGGTTTGACCTGGACGGAAGATAGTGAAAGAAATCGTCTAGAGTCCTAA
- a CDS encoding ComF family protein codes for MHKCLLCQIPLTNSLTIKELFSFQRQQVPVVCSKCLGTFIRIKKEKSCLGCSRPQKDQEYCPDCLKWQKWYPELKIEHTAFFEYEESFKNWLHRYKFQGDIRLSQIFISEIQQVFRQNRDACIVPLPISLTSKEERGFNQCEEVLRAAKVPYVHLLENIYTGEKQSEKDRQERLHMRQPFQIRPNCLLLDQKIILFDDVYTTGRTILHAKQLLASVGYKEVSSFTLGR; via the coding sequence ATGCATAAGTGTCTCCTTTGTCAAATTCCACTGACAAATAGTTTAACGATAAAGGAACTTTTTTCATTTCAACGACAACAAGTGCCAGTTGTTTGTTCAAAGTGCTTAGGAACTTTTATCCGAATTAAAAAAGAGAAAAGTTGTCTGGGGTGTTCGCGCCCTCAAAAAGACCAAGAATACTGTCCAGATTGTTTGAAATGGCAAAAATGGTATCCAGAATTGAAAATAGAGCACACTGCTTTTTTTGAATATGAAGAATCGTTCAAAAATTGGTTGCATCGGTATAAATTTCAAGGAGATATTCGTCTATCTCAAATATTTATATCAGAAATCCAACAAGTGTTTCGTCAAAATCGAGATGCTTGTATAGTTCCCTTACCAATTTCTCTAACAAGTAAGGAAGAACGTGGTTTCAATCAGTGTGAAGAAGTTCTTCGTGCAGCAAAAGTTCCTTACGTTCATTTATTAGAAAATATATATACGGGTGAAAAGCAATCCGAAAAAGATCGTCAGGAACGTCTTCATATGAGGCAACCTTTCCAGATTCGGCCGAATTGTCTTTTATTGGATCAGAAAATTATTTTGTTTGATGATGTCTACACAACGGGTCGTACGATCCTTCATGCCAAGCAATTACTAGCTTCAGTTGGGTACAAAGAAGTCAGTTCTTTTACATTAGGAAGATAA
- a CDS encoding YigZ family protein encodes MLESYFTIAKDGQEEIIIRGSRFICSLKRVENEEDAKEFISEIKKEHWKANHNCVAYLIGDQDEIQRAHDDGEPSGTAGVPMLEVLKKNHLHYVVAIVTRYFGGIKLGAGGLIRAYSKSVSTALRGVGIIRCSLQTPVSSTVGYSSSGLLENHLHQTEYELLDTQYTDTVTFTTSVPIDEVESFQDKVVDLMSGNVTFHLEENQYRELPITMEEKDEWDDLDE; translated from the coding sequence ATGCTGGAATCTTACTTTACGATCGCTAAAGATGGACAAGAAGAAATTATAATAAGAGGATCTAGATTCATCTGTTCTCTAAAACGAGTGGAAAATGAAGAGGACGCTAAAGAGTTCATTAGTGAAATCAAAAAGGAGCATTGGAAAGCAAATCATAATTGTGTAGCTTATCTAATTGGAGATCAAGACGAAATCCAACGTGCCCACGATGATGGCGAGCCTTCTGGGACAGCTGGAGTTCCCATGTTAGAAGTTTTAAAAAAGAACCATCTCCATTACGTAGTTGCTATTGTAACCCGTTATTTTGGTGGAATCAAATTAGGTGCAGGAGGCCTTATCCGTGCTTATAGCAAGTCTGTTTCTACTGCTTTACGTGGAGTAGGAATCATCCGTTGCTCGTTACAAACCCCTGTTTCTAGTACGGTAGGATATTCTTCATCAGGTCTACTTGAAAACCATCTTCATCAAACGGAATATGAGTTGCTAGATACCCAATACACCGATACGGTTACCTTCACTACTAGTGTTCCCATTGATGAAGTGGAGTCCTTTCAAGATAAAGTGGTTGACTTGATGAGTGGGAATGTAACATTCCATTTAGAAGAAAATCAATATCGAGAACTCCCTATTACCATGGAAGAAAAAGATGAGTGGGATGATTTAGACGAATAA
- a CDS encoding helicase-related protein, translating to MIFQGIAETLVRKGRVCIASPRIDVCLELAPRIQAAFPEIPQILLYGDSPDSYRYTPLVIATTHQLLRFREAFDLLIIDEVDSFPYHNDAMLHFGAEKSRKKDGALLYLTATPPRKLLDQVKDHSLLATILPARYHGYPLPEATCIWLGDWRQDILMKRKRAKFLKIIEKEFSLNRRFLLFLPHIGLMKSLEEWLHIVYPHKKFTSVSAQDASRVEKVKQMRNEEFDFLMTTTILERGVTFRDIDVFVLGAEDSVFTEASLVQIAGRAGRHKDFPTGNVWYGHFGYTKAMKKAVQQIKYMNQEARKRGLLDA from the coding sequence ATGATTTTTCAAGGAATAGCCGAAACGTTAGTTAGAAAAGGACGAGTATGTATTGCTTCGCCAAGAATTGATGTTTGTCTGGAATTAGCACCCAGGATTCAAGCAGCTTTTCCAGAAATCCCTCAGATCCTTTTATATGGCGATTCTCCGGACTCATATCGGTATACTCCACTTGTTATCGCAACTACACATCAACTACTACGTTTTCGGGAAGCATTTGATTTGTTGATTATTGATGAAGTCGATTCGTTTCCGTATCATAATGACGCCATGCTTCATTTTGGTGCAGAGAAGTCTCGAAAAAAGGATGGTGCTCTTTTGTATTTAACTGCCACTCCTCCCAGGAAGCTTCTAGATCAAGTGAAGGATCACTCTTTGTTAGCTACTATTTTACCTGCCCGTTATCATGGATATCCCTTACCAGAAGCAACGTGTATCTGGCTAGGAGATTGGCGTCAAGATATTTTGATGAAACGAAAACGAGCTAAATTTTTAAAAATAATAGAAAAAGAATTCTCTCTAAACAGACGTTTTTTACTGTTTTTACCTCATATTGGTCTAATGAAATCCTTAGAAGAATGGCTTCATATTGTTTATCCTCATAAGAAATTTACAAGTGTATCCGCACAAGACGCTAGTCGGGTAGAAAAAGTCAAACAGATGCGAAATGAAGAATTTGATTTTTTAATGACGACGACCATTTTGGAACGTGGGGTTACTTTTCGAGATATTGATGTATTTGTTTTAGGAGCAGAAGATTCTGTCTTTACGGAAGCCTCGCTTGTACAAATTGCTGGAAGAGCCGGTAGGCATAAAGATTTTCCAACTGGGAACGTTTGGTATGGTCATTTTGGATATACAAAAGCGATGAAAAAAGCTGTCCAACAAATTAAATATATGAATCAAGAAGCTAGGAAGAGGGGGCTTTTGGATGCATAA
- a CDS encoding UDP-N-acetylmuramoyl-L-alanyl-D-glutamate--2,6-diaminopimelate ligase has product MGNTPIVYVNDTRKMMAILASSFYNHPSEDLTVIGVTGTNGKTTVTYLIDAICKAVDKKTGLVGTIEMHIDDEILPTINTTPDNLTMQRSMRKMVEKGVEVCSMEVSSHSLVQGRTWGIDMDVAVITNLTHEHLDFHKTMEEYSLAKELLFTHLGNSWKNGKGKIAVLNKDDQTFERYSQVTPAEVISYSLKDATADFFAENITFNQNGTHFDLIVAGKVYPVEIKLIGEYNVSNALAALAAAYASGISLEAASKAIGELQLVEGRLEPVSKTDGYSVYIDYAHSPDGLEKVLDALQPITSGRVINVMGCQGSRDMEKRPIMGRIASDHADYVVYTTDSPEMEPQEEIIKMVLSDVQKDNYTYIEDRREAIFHAVQIAEPGDSVVITGRGHETFYNVGKTPVMFLDREVAEEAIEHRNTLEQKTD; this is encoded by the coding sequence TTGGGAAATACACCGATTGTATATGTAAATGATACTCGTAAAATGATGGCAATTCTAGCCTCTTCTTTTTATAATCATCCTAGTGAAGACTTAACAGTCATTGGTGTCACGGGAACAAATGGAAAGACAACAGTTACCTATTTAATTGATGCAATTTGTAAAGCAGTTGATAAAAAGACTGGATTAGTAGGAACGATTGAAATGCATATTGATGATGAAATTCTTCCAACTATTAATACCACTCCTGATAATCTTACGATGCAACGAAGCATGCGGAAGATGGTTGAGAAGGGTGTAGAAGTTTGCTCCATGGAAGTTTCCTCTCACTCACTAGTACAGGGACGTACATGGGGAATTGATATGGATGTTGCTGTGATTACGAATTTGACCCATGAACATTTAGATTTCCATAAAACAATGGAAGAATATTCGCTTGCAAAAGAATTATTATTTACTCACTTAGGAAATAGTTGGAAAAATGGCAAAGGGAAAATAGCCGTTCTTAATAAAGATGATCAAACGTTTGAGCGGTACAGTCAGGTGACACCGGCAGAAGTGATTTCATACAGTTTAAAAGATGCAACGGCAGACTTTTTTGCTGAAAATATTACGTTTAATCAAAATGGAACACACTTTGATTTAATCGTAGCCGGAAAAGTTTACCCAGTTGAAATCAAATTAATTGGTGAATATAATGTTTCCAATGCACTAGCCGCATTGGCTGCTGCTTATGCAAGTGGGATTTCCTTAGAAGCAGCTTCAAAAGCAATTGGAGAGTTACAACTAGTAGAAGGCCGTTTAGAACCTGTTTCTAAAACAGATGGATATAGTGTTTATATTGATTATGCACATAGTCCAGATGGTTTAGAAAAAGTTTTGGACGCTTTACAGCCGATTACTTCAGGCAGAGTGATTAACGTAATGGGATGCCAAGGAAGTCGTGATATGGAAAAGAGACCAATCATGGGTAGAATTGCCAGTGACCATGCTGATTATGTTGTTTACACAACGGATAGCCCGGAAATGGAGCCACAGGAAGAAATCATAAAAATGGTTCTTTCTGACGTTCAGAAAGACAATTATACGTATATAGAAGATCGTAGAGAAGCGATTTTCCATGCTGTACAAATTGCAGAGCCAGGTGATAGTGTAGTGATTACAGGTCGTGGTCATGAAACTTTCTATAATGTGGGCAAAACGCCGGTTATGTTCCTCGATCGAGAAGTAGCAGAGGAAGCAATTGAACATCGGAATACTCTAGAGCAGAAAACCGACTAA